One window of Mauremys mutica isolate MM-2020 ecotype Southern chromosome 20, ASM2049712v1, whole genome shotgun sequence genomic DNA carries:
- the LOC123353749 gene encoding keratin, type II cytoskeletal 5-like, with translation MYLQPCTPSAGGSRRSYSSCSAIGAGGGGGGRVRHSYSSYSSRGFGGGGRCAGFGSRSLHNLGGGTRISYGGGFGCRGGGFGGGFGGYGGGPCGFGGGAGGYGGGAGGFGGVPCGFGGGAGGFGGGAGGFGGGAGGFGGPGFGPGFGPGFGPGRPAGIQPVHVDPSLLQPVNVDIDPHIQQVKTHEKEQIKVLNNQFASFIDKVRFLEQQNKVLVTKWELLQQQGGVIIKKDLSPLFENFIQTLRRKLEGLQNQRGQLQSELENMQQYVEDYKRKYEEEINKRTAAENDFVVLKKDVDNAYMVKVELETKVNALIDEINFLRYIFEEELSQLQTISRDLSVVVSMDNNRHLDLDGIIQEVRNQYEVIAQRSRAEAEAWYQSRYEELQSTAGRHGDSLRNTKTEIQELTRAIQRLRAEIESVKKQITQLQAAIAEAEEKGELALTDARRKLDELERALQKDKADLANLLKEYQELLNVKLALDIEIAMYRKLLEGEETRIAGGGHVNVSVIGGGGGGGVIGGGFGGGSGGGICGGGFGGGFGGGSGGVICGGGLGGGGGFSSGSGVVVCGGGYGGRTVGGGGFSSGSGRGYGGGGICSSGGSSSVVRRCTTSFSSKSGSGGY, from the exons ATGTATCTCCAGCCATGCACTCCGTCCGCTGGAGGCAGCCGAAGGAGCTACAGCTCCTGCTCTGCCATTGGTGCCGgtggaggaggtgggggcagagtcaggCATAGCTACAGCTCCTATTCCTCCAGGGGCTTTGGAGGGGGCGGACGCTGTGCAGGGTTTGGCAGCAGGAGTTTGCATAATCTAGGCGGTGGTACCAGGATTTCTTACGGTGGAGGATTTGGGTGCAGAGGTGGTGGCTTTGGTGGTGGGTTCGGCGGCTATGGAGGTGGACCGTGTGGCTTCGGAGGTGGAGCGGGCGGCTATGGAGGTGGAGCGGGCGGCTTTGGAGGTGTACCGTGTGGCTTTGGCGGAGGAGCGGGCGGCTTTGGCGGAGGAGCGGGCGGCTTTGGCGGAGGAGCgggcggctttggcggacctggCTTCGGACCTGGCTTCGGGCCTGGCTTTGGACCTGGCAGACCTGCAGGCATCCAGCCCGTTCACGTTGACCCAAGCCTACTGCAGCCGGTCAATGTGGATATTGACCCCCATATCCAACAAGTGAAAACTCATGAGAAGGAGCAGATCAAAGTCCTCAACAACCAGTTTGCAAGCTTCATCGACAAG GTCCGGTTCTTGGAACAACAAAATAAAGTTCTGGTCACCAAGTGGGAACTCTTACAACAGCAAGGCGGAGTAATTATTAAGAAGGACTTATCACCCTTGTTTGAGAATTTTATCCAAACCTTGAGGAGGAAGCTAGAGGGACTCCAGAATCAGAGAGGACAATTGCAGTCGGAACTGGAGAACATGCAGCAGTATGTTGAGGACTACAAGCGCAA GTATGAAGAAGAAATCAACAAGCGCACAGCTGCTGAGAACGACTTTGTGGTGCTCAAGAAG GATGTGGATAATGCCTACATGGTTAAAGTAGAGTTGGAAACAAAGGTGAATGCTCTGATTGATGAAATCAACTTCCTGAGATATATATTTGAGGAG GAATTATCTCAGTTGCAGACGATCAGTCGTGACTTGTCAGTGGTTGTATCCATGGATAACAACAGACATCTAGATTTGGACGGCATCATTCAGGAAGTCCGAAATCAATATGAGGTGATCGCTCAGAGAAGCAGAGCTGAGGCAGAGGCTTGGTACCAGTCTAGG TACGAAGAGCTGCAGAGCACAGCTGGAAGACACGGCGACAGCTTGCGCAACACCAAGACTGAGATCCAAGAGCTAACGAGGGCTATCCAGAGACTGCGGGCTGAAATTGAAAGTGTGAAGAAGCAG ATCACACAGCTGCAGGCTGCCATCGCCGAGGCAGAGGAGAAGGGCGAGCTGGCCCTCACGGATGCTAGGAGAAAACTGGACGAGCTGGAACGTGCCCTGCAGAAAGACAAGGCGGATCTGGCGAACTTATTGAAAGAGTACCAGGAGCTGCTGAATGTCAAACTTGCCCTGGATATCGAGATTGCCATGTACAGGAAACTGCTGGAAGGAGAGGAGACCAG GATAGCCGGAGGTGGCCATGTGAATGTCT CTGTCAttggtggaggtggaggtggaggagtcaTCGGGGGTGGATTCGGCGGCGGAAGCGGAGGCGGCATCTGTGGTGGTGGATTCGGTGGAGGATTCGGCGGCGGAAGCGGAGGAGTGATCTGTGGCGGTGGATTGGGTGGAGGCGGAGGATTCAGCAGCGGAAGCGGAGTTGTCGTCTGTGGTGGTGGATACGGCGGCAGAACCGTTGGAGGTGGTGGCTTCTCTTCTGGAAGCGGAAGAGGCTACGGAGGTGGCGGCATCTGCTCCAGCGGCGGTTCCTCCTCGGTCGTACGGCGATGCACCACGTCTTTCTCCTCCAAATCCGGTTCGGGAGGGTACTGA